Proteins from a genomic interval of Channa argus isolate prfri chromosome 11, Channa argus male v1.0, whole genome shotgun sequence:
- the inpp5l gene encoding inositol polyphosphate-5-phosphatase A: METFTDVLLVTANVGSLFDNVGKIQSEWLQELYKTVHSYKPQFIALHFQEVGGKDYTANMDHAENFFMSIKSSDEMKEYDRFRIYVDNQFQAEDSFTALGSMYFIHRTLKNINQYDFTVKDFRTVMGQNVHLGYLDGVSTVEKEKFPKHFWPDFKWSRKGFMRTRWIIHDQGLDLVNVHLFHDASNLIACESSPSIYSANRRNALRYVINRVSGSCYTPLPFFLFGDFNFRLDTLSLVQHLSTSADVQTVTKHSSNEVEKIICEEKDNDHQVLLQIEEKLFAYLHQAVFREDNGRALLKYDKEVAVFHDVIREEDIKFPPSYPYSEDYTKPTQYMNTRCPAWCDRILMSHSAQEFIHRREGERRVVYNTMGPTVCMGDHKPVFLFFSLKTNVH; encoded by the exons ATGGAAACGTTCACTGACGTGCTGCTTGTCACCGCCAACGTCGGCTCCCTCTTCGACAAT gtGGGTAAAATTCAAAGTGAATGGTTACAAGAACTGTATAAG ACTGTCCACAGCTACAAGCCACAGTTCATTGCCCTGCACTTCCAGGAGGTGGGAGGGAAAGACTACACAGCCAACATGGACCACGCAGAAAACTTCTTCAT GAGCATTAAGTCCAGTGATGAAATGAAAGAATACGACAGATTCCGCATCTATGTGGACAACCAGTTTCAAGCAGAAGACAGCTTCACG GCTTTGGGGAGCATGTATTTTATCCATAGGACGCTGAAAAACATCAATCAGTATGATTTTActg TTAAGGATTTTAGAACAGTGATGGGCCAGAATGTGCACTTGGGCTATCTGGATGGGGTCTCCAcagtagagaaagaaaaattccCAAAGCATTTCTGGCCTGAT TTCAAGTGGTCCCGAAAGGGCTTCATGAGGACCCGCTGGATCATCCACGACCA AGGTCTGGACCTGGTCAATGTCCATCTGTTCCATGATGCCTCTAACCTCATTGCCTGTGAATCCAGCCCTTCCATTTACTCAGCCAACCGCCGCAACGCTCTCAGATATGTCATCAACAG GGTATCAGGCAGCTGCTACACCCCTCTGccttttttcctgtttggaGATTTCAACTTCCGTCTGGACACACTTAGTTTAGTTCAG CATCTGAGCACTTCAGCAGATGTGCAGACAGTGACTAAGCACAGCAGTAACGAGGTGGAGAAAATCATctgtgaagaaaaagacaatgacCACCAG GTGCTGCTGCAAATTGAGGAGAAGCTCTTTGCCTATCTGCACCAGGCGGTTTTCAGGGAGGATAACGGCAGAGCA cttttaaaatatgacaaagaagTCGCGGTGTTTCATGATGTTATTAGGGAAGAGGACATCAAATTTCCACCCAG CTACCCCTACAGTGAAGACTACACTAAACCGACCCAGTACATGAACACTCGCTGTCCTGCCTGGTGTGATCGTATCCTTATGTCGCATTCTGCTCAAGAATTCATCCACAGG AGAGAAGGTGAGAGAAGAGTTGTTTACAACACGATGGGTCCCACTGTCTGTATGGGAGACCATAAG CCCGTTTTCTTGTTCTTCTCACTGAAGACAAATGTTCATTGA